A single window of Oncorhynchus keta strain PuntledgeMale-10-30-2019 chromosome 34, Oket_V2, whole genome shotgun sequence DNA harbors:
- the LOC118377697 gene encoding FAD synthase-like: MRNLPVTRMQVSLPPSTPPTLSQGHTVDTNSAFLSRALRKLGVCVQRVTVIPDQQEVISKEVALLAPQYTHLLTSGGIGPTHDDVTFEGVAMAFEEELHAHPELARLVEEFFGVVDRENAAMKLAMVPRSAKLNYGTDPQTGQPLRYPLVSG, translated from the exons ATGAGGAacctgcctgttacacgaatgca agtctctctccctccctctaccccccccactctctctcagggTCACACGGTGGACACTAACAGTGCCTTCCTGTCGCGAGCGCTGAGGAAGCTGGGAGTGTGTGTCCAGCGTGTCACAGTAATCCCAGACCAGCAGGAGGTCATCTCTAAGGAGGTGGCCCTCCTGGCCCCACAGTACACACACCTGCTCACCTCTGGGGGAATAGGCCCCACCCACGACGACGTCACCTTCGAGGGTGTTGCCATGGCGTTCGAGGAGGAACTGCATGCCCACCCGGAGCTGGCCCGTTTGGTGGAGGAGTTCTTTGGGGTGGTGGATAGGGAGAATGCAGCCATGAAGCTAGCCATGGTCCCCCGCTCGGCCAAGCTCAACTACGGCACTGATCCTCAGACTGGACAGCCACTACGCTACCCACTGGTCAGTGGCTGA